The following proteins come from a genomic window of Achromobacter deleyi:
- a CDS encoding mechanosensitive ion channel family protein codes for MEWEELATELDTYMPHQPWAQTLVGIGVLILTALFVQWVVARVVLLLAHRLLVVSGHEDWDKALQRRRAYQNLWYAVPFAVVSVGIDLVPHVEKAATLVGRLAHAGAWICVFVAFSGVLSAWQDTYSATTRAQTRSIKGYIQISKLILMAVCTVLVLSILIDRSPLWMISGLGALSAVLLLVFKDTLLSLVASTQLTSNDMLRIGDWIEMPQSNADGFVKDIALHTVKVQNWDNTVTTVPTYKLFSESYRNYRHMFESGGRRIKRTLRIDASSVRFLTDDEAQRLMRFRLLHDYLRVKTQDIAQANQTMGELASVPANRRRLTNIGTFRAYGLAYLKQNPEVRQDMAMMVRMMEPTADGIPVEVYCFTAVTAWVEYERIQGDIFDHLLAILPELGLRLYQQPSGADIGAMGSSLREGALQAALAAEGGHHRGDPERLAPPSGA; via the coding sequence ATGGAATGGGAAGAGCTGGCCACCGAACTCGATACCTACATGCCGCACCAGCCCTGGGCGCAGACGCTGGTCGGCATCGGCGTGCTGATCCTGACGGCGCTGTTCGTCCAGTGGGTGGTCGCGCGGGTGGTGCTGCTGCTGGCGCACCGGCTGCTGGTGGTCAGCGGCCACGAGGACTGGGACAAGGCGCTGCAACGCCGCCGCGCCTATCAGAACCTCTGGTACGCGGTGCCGTTCGCGGTGGTGTCGGTGGGCATCGATCTGGTGCCGCACGTCGAGAAGGCCGCCACGCTGGTCGGGCGGCTGGCCCACGCCGGCGCCTGGATCTGCGTGTTCGTGGCGTTTTCCGGGGTGCTGAGCGCCTGGCAGGACACCTATTCGGCCACCACGCGGGCGCAGACCCGCTCGATCAAGGGCTACATCCAGATCAGCAAGCTGATCCTGATGGCGGTGTGCACCGTGTTGGTGCTGTCGATCCTGATCGACCGCTCGCCGCTGTGGATGATCTCCGGCCTGGGCGCGCTGTCGGCGGTGCTGCTGCTGGTGTTCAAGGACACGCTGCTGTCGCTGGTGGCCAGCACCCAGCTCACCAGCAACGACATGCTGCGCATCGGCGACTGGATCGAGATGCCGCAGTCCAACGCCGACGGCTTCGTCAAGGACATCGCCCTGCATACGGTCAAAGTGCAGAACTGGGACAACACCGTCACCACGGTGCCGACCTACAAGCTGTTCTCGGAAAGCTACCGCAACTACCGCCACATGTTCGAGTCGGGCGGCCGGCGCATCAAGCGCACCCTGCGCATCGACGCCAGCAGCGTGCGCTTTTTGACCGATGACGAGGCCCAGCGCCTGATGCGCTTCCGGCTGCTGCACGACTACCTGCGGGTCAAGACCCAGGACATCGCCCAGGCCAACCAGACCATGGGCGAACTGGCCAGCGTGCCGGCCAACCGCCGCCGCCTGACCAATATCGGCACCTTCCGCGCCTACGGCCTGGCCTACCTGAAACAGAACCCCGAGGTGCGCCAGGACATGGCGATGATGGTGCGCATGATGGAGCCCACCGCCGACGGCATCCCGGTCGAGGTCTATTGCTTCACCGCCGTCACCGCCTGGGTCGAGTACGAGCGCATCCAGGGCGACATCTTCGACCATCTGCTGGCGATCCTGCCGGAACTGGGCCTGCGGCTGTACCAGCAGCCGTCCGGCGCCGACATCGGCGCCATGGGCAGCTCGCTGCGCGAGGGCGCCCTGCAGGCCGCGCTGGCGGCCGAGGGCGGGCATCACCGGGGCGATCCGGAACGCCTGGCGCCGCCGTCCGGCGCATGA
- the argH gene encoding argininosuccinate lyase, with amino-acid sequence MANTPSPDQNQFANKAQAWSARFSEPVSELVKRYTASVDFDKRLARVDIQGSLAHADMLAAQGIIGAQDLADIQRGMTQILSEIDAGSFQWLLDLEDVHLNIEKRLVELVGDAGKRLHTGRSRNDQVATDIRLWLRGEIDTLIDLLRQLRHALATVALDNAATIMPGFTHLQVAQPVTFGHHLLAYAEMFGRDAERLADCRRRVNRLPLGAAALAGTSFPIDRERVAKTLGFDGVCRNSLDAVSDRDFAIEFCAVGALIMTHVSRLSEELVLWMSPRVGFIDLADRFCTGSSIMPQKKNPDVPELARGKTGRVNGNLVALLTLMKGQPLAYNKDNQEDKEGLFDTVDTVRDTLTIFADMAAGIKVKADNMRAAALQGFATATDLADYLVKRGVPFRDAHEVVAHAVRDCEQRGCDLADLSLDELKAYHATIGDDVHQVLTLEGSVAARKHVGGTAPERVAEEARRVLQETAA; translated from the coding sequence ATGGCAAACACTCCCTCCCCCGATCAAAACCAGTTCGCCAACAAGGCGCAGGCCTGGTCCGCCCGGTTCTCGGAACCGGTTTCCGAACTCGTCAAACGCTACACGGCGTCCGTGGACTTCGACAAGCGCCTGGCGCGCGTCGACATCCAGGGTTCGCTGGCGCACGCCGACATGCTGGCGGCCCAGGGCATCATCGGCGCCCAGGACCTGGCCGACATCCAGCGCGGCATGACCCAGATCCTGTCCGAAATCGACGCCGGCAGCTTCCAGTGGCTGCTCGACCTCGAAGACGTGCACCTGAACATCGAGAAGCGCCTGGTCGAGCTGGTCGGCGATGCCGGCAAGCGCCTGCACACCGGCCGTTCGCGCAACGACCAGGTGGCCACCGACATCCGCCTGTGGCTGCGCGGCGAGATCGACACCCTGATCGACCTGCTGCGCCAGCTGCGCCACGCGCTGGCCACGGTGGCGCTGGACAACGCCGCCACCATCATGCCGGGCTTCACCCACCTGCAAGTGGCCCAGCCGGTCACCTTCGGCCACCACCTGCTGGCCTACGCCGAGATGTTCGGCCGCGACGCCGAGCGCCTGGCCGACTGCCGCCGCCGCGTCAACCGCCTGCCGCTGGGCGCCGCCGCCCTGGCCGGCACCTCGTTCCCGATCGACCGCGAGCGCGTCGCCAAGACGCTGGGCTTTGACGGCGTCTGCCGCAATTCGCTCGACGCCGTCTCCGACCGCGACTTCGCCATCGAATTCTGCGCGGTCGGCGCGCTGATCATGACGCACGTTTCGCGCCTGTCCGAAGAGCTGGTGCTGTGGATGAGCCCGCGCGTGGGCTTCATCGACCTGGCCGACCGCTTCTGCACCGGCAGCTCGATCATGCCGCAGAAGAAGAACCCCGACGTGCCCGAACTGGCGCGTGGCAAGACCGGCCGCGTCAACGGCAACCTGGTCGCCCTGCTGACCCTGATGAAGGGCCAGCCCCTGGCCTACAACAAGGACAACCAGGAAGACAAGGAAGGCCTGTTCGACACCGTCGACACCGTGCGCGACACGCTGACGATCTTCGCCGACATGGCCGCCGGCATCAAGGTCAAGGCCGACAACATGCGCGCCGCCGCGCTGCAGGGCTTTGCCACCGCCACCGACCTGGCCGACTACCTGGTCAAGCGCGGCGTGCCGTTCCGCGACGCCCACGAAGTGGTGGCCCACGCCGTGCGCGACTGCGAACAGCGCGGCTGCGACCTGGCCGACCTGTCGCTGGACGAGCTCAAGGCCTACCACGCCACCATCGGCGACGACGTGCACCAGGTGCTGACGCTGGAAGGCTCGGTCGCCGCGCGCAAGCACGTGGGCGGCACCGCCCCCGAGCGCGTGGCCGAGGAAGCCCGCCGCGTGCTGCAGGAAACGGCGGCGTAG
- a CDS encoding PEP/pyruvate-binding domain-containing protein, with amino-acid sequence MPALRASWFPSPLSRPAILAAACLLALAAQPAAQAQTARKPSPYENVIEPVKARPLTPEEIAARKAEDARRGGPAFMARIENEAAFRQLARVYNAGTPLEIPHVLFVIDRQRGDRIYYLDTPRYGLHETFARERRLLPGKDKAALTAQYKDPNRRLLFGTLSWQRDLPGYTYEFWEGDRLTPELLKLADDVVAKSFYAPIRFKTNSTLHEQAAATAGLRFVTQEALLREQAFLPLNPGAAQGRLRIVASVDATPDLQRDDIVVLDEVPIAIPPVAGLITQRPSTLLSHVNLLAKGWGIPNAYVRDATNVLRQYDGQWVTLTVSGNDYRVQPADKPATRPPATPPKPRAQLPKPDLTVQALKPLDALAVRDSRHCGVKAANLGALRSALPPAASVPDGFCIPFAQYAAFMQRLNVAQRVAALEQRPDFMADAEVRRKELAALRQDIMQAAPDAAQAESWRALWQSRLKGAGVFVRSSSNSEDLPGFSGAGLYTTVPNVTQPDALARAVQTVWASVYNFDAYEARRAAGIPQDAVVMAVLVQLAAPSDSSGVMITRDPFDASRRYVTYISAKRGLGIKVVEGKRQAEQVMYSSWSKAVQVLSRSAEDTQLVADVAGGVREVPIAPDARQVLNDALVARLAAVGRQVKQRLGKVDQDIEWTVVGDKIIILQARPYIDARR; translated from the coding sequence ATGCCAGCCCTGCGCGCGTCCTGGTTCCCGTCGCCCCTGTCCCGTCCGGCCATCCTGGCGGCCGCCTGCCTGCTGGCGCTTGCCGCCCAGCCCGCCGCCCAGGCACAGACAGCGCGCAAGCCGTCGCCGTACGAAAACGTGATCGAGCCCGTCAAGGCCCGCCCGCTGACGCCCGAGGAAATCGCGGCGCGCAAGGCCGAGGATGCGCGCCGCGGCGGCCCGGCCTTCATGGCCCGGATCGAGAACGAGGCCGCGTTCCGCCAGTTGGCGCGCGTCTACAACGCCGGCACGCCGCTGGAAATCCCGCACGTGCTGTTCGTGATCGACCGCCAGCGCGGCGACCGCATCTATTACCTGGACACGCCGCGCTACGGCCTGCACGAGACCTTCGCGCGCGAGCGACGCCTGCTGCCCGGCAAGGACAAGGCCGCGCTGACCGCGCAGTACAAGGATCCCAACCGCCGCCTGCTGTTCGGCACCCTGAGCTGGCAGCGCGACCTGCCCGGCTACACCTACGAATTCTGGGAAGGCGACCGCCTCACGCCCGAACTGCTGAAGCTGGCCGACGATGTGGTCGCCAAGAGCTTCTACGCCCCGATCCGCTTCAAGACCAACTCGACCCTGCACGAGCAGGCCGCCGCCACCGCCGGACTGCGCTTCGTGACGCAAGAGGCGCTGCTGCGCGAACAGGCCTTCCTGCCGCTGAACCCCGGCGCCGCGCAGGGCCGGCTGCGCATCGTCGCCTCGGTCGACGCCACGCCCGACCTTCAGCGCGACGACATCGTGGTGCTCGACGAAGTACCGATCGCCATCCCGCCGGTGGCCGGCCTGATCACGCAGCGGCCGTCCACGCTGCTGTCGCACGTCAACCTGCTGGCCAAGGGCTGGGGCATCCCCAACGCCTACGTGCGCGACGCCACCAACGTCCTGCGCCAGTACGACGGCCAGTGGGTCACGCTGACCGTCAGCGGCAACGACTACCGGGTGCAACCCGCCGACAAGCCCGCCACCCGACCGCCGGCGACGCCGCCCAAGCCGCGCGCGCAGCTGCCCAAGCCGGACCTGACGGTGCAGGCGCTCAAGCCGCTCGATGCCCTGGCCGTACGCGACAGCCGCCATTGCGGCGTCAAGGCCGCCAACCTGGGCGCGCTCCGCTCCGCCCTGCCGCCGGCCGCCAGCGTGCCCGACGGCTTCTGCATCCCGTTCGCGCAATACGCCGCCTTCATGCAGCGGCTGAACGTGGCGCAACGGGTGGCGGCGCTGGAGCAGCGCCCCGATTTCATGGCCGACGCCGAGGTGCGGCGCAAGGAACTGGCGGCCCTGCGCCAGGACATCATGCAGGCCGCGCCCGACGCGGCGCAGGCCGAGTCCTGGCGCGCGCTGTGGCAATCGCGCCTGAAGGGCGCGGGCGTGTTCGTGCGCAGTTCATCGAACTCCGAGGACCTGCCCGGCTTCAGCGGCGCCGGCCTGTACACCACCGTGCCCAACGTCACCCAGCCGGACGCGCTGGCCAGGGCGGTGCAGACCGTGTGGGCCTCGGTCTACAACTTCGACGCCTACGAGGCGCGGCGCGCGGCCGGGATTCCCCAGGACGCGGTGGTGATGGCCGTGCTGGTGCAGCTGGCGGCGCCGTCCGACAGTTCCGGCGTCATGATCACGCGCGATCCGTTCGACGCCAGCCGCCGCTATGTGACCTACATCTCGGCCAAGCGCGGCCTCGGCATCAAGGTGGTGGAAGGCAAGCGCCAGGCCGAGCAGGTGATGTATTCGAGCTGGTCCAAGGCGGTGCAGGTGCTGAGCCGCTCGGCCGAGGACACGCAGTTGGTGGCCGACGTCGCCGGCGGCGTGCGCGAAGTGCCGATCGCGCCGGACGCGCGCCAGGTGCTGAACGACGCGCTGGTGGCACGGCTGGCCGCCGTCGGCCGGCAGGTCAAGCAGCGCCTGGGCAAGGTCGACCAGGACATCGAATGGACGGTGGTCGGCGACAAGATCATCATCCTGCAGGCGCGGCCCTACATCGACGCGCGCCGCTAG
- the lpdA gene encoding dihydrolipoyl dehydrogenase, producing MSQTTKTTTLLVIGGGPGGYVAAIRAGQLGVPTILVEGDRLGGTCLNIGCIPSKALIHAAEEFDKARHYAGQSALGISVSAPAIDIGRTVAWKDGIVGKLTGGVGALLKKNGVQVVQGWASLLDGKTVEVESADGNRLRIQCEHLLLAAGSEPTPLPSVPFGGMVVSSTEALSPADIPKKLVVVGGGYIGLELGTVYRKLGAEVAVVEAQDRILPTYDAELTKPVAAALAKLGVELHLGRKVLGLNGAGTAVRIQDASGAETALPADRVLIAVGRRPRTQGWGLENLQLDRKGNALRIDDQCRTSMRDVWAIGDIAGEPMLAHRAMAQGEMVAELVAGKRRHFQPAAIPAVCFTDPEVVVAGLSPAEAEAAGLDCLAASFPFAANGRAMTLESTDGFVRVVARRDNHLIVGWQAVGRGVSELSTAFGQSLEMGATLEDVAGTIHAHPTLGEAVQEAALKALGHALHI from the coding sequence ATGAGCCAGACTACCAAGACGACAACCCTGCTGGTGATCGGCGGCGGGCCTGGCGGCTATGTGGCCGCGATCCGCGCCGGGCAACTGGGCGTGCCCACCATCCTGGTCGAAGGCGACCGGCTGGGCGGCACCTGCTTGAACATCGGCTGCATTCCGTCCAAGGCGCTGATCCACGCGGCCGAGGAATTCGACAAGGCGCGGCATTATGCCGGCCAGTCGGCGCTGGGCATCTCGGTGTCGGCGCCCGCCATCGACATCGGCCGCACCGTGGCCTGGAAGGACGGCATCGTCGGCAAGCTGACCGGCGGCGTCGGCGCGCTGCTCAAGAAGAACGGCGTGCAGGTGGTGCAGGGCTGGGCCAGCCTGCTGGACGGCAAGACCGTCGAGGTCGAGAGCGCCGACGGCAACCGCCTGCGCATCCAGTGCGAACACCTGCTGCTGGCGGCCGGCTCCGAGCCGACGCCGCTGCCGTCGGTGCCGTTCGGCGGCATGGTAGTGTCCTCGACCGAGGCGCTGTCGCCGGCCGACATCCCGAAGAAGCTGGTGGTGGTGGGCGGCGGCTACATCGGCCTGGAGCTGGGCACGGTGTACCGCAAGCTGGGCGCCGAGGTGGCGGTGGTCGAGGCGCAGGACCGCATCCTGCCGACCTACGACGCCGAGCTCACCAAACCGGTGGCCGCGGCCCTTGCCAAGCTGGGCGTCGAACTGCATCTGGGCCGCAAGGTGCTGGGGCTGAACGGCGCCGGCACCGCGGTGCGGATCCAGGACGCCAGCGGCGCCGAGACCGCGCTGCCCGCCGACCGGGTGCTGATCGCCGTCGGCCGGCGTCCGCGCACGCAGGGCTGGGGCCTGGAAAACCTGCAGCTGGACCGCAAGGGCAACGCGTTGCGCATCGACGACCAGTGCCGCACCTCCATGCGCGACGTCTGGGCCATCGGTGATATCGCCGGCGAGCCGATGCTGGCGCACCGCGCCATGGCGCAGGGCGAGATGGTGGCCGAACTGGTGGCGGGCAAGCGCCGCCACTTCCAGCCGGCCGCGATTCCGGCGGTGTGCTTCACCGATCCGGAAGTCGTGGTGGCCGGCCTGTCGCCGGCCGAGGCCGAAGCGGCCGGGCTGGACTGCCTGGCGGCGTCGTTCCCGTTCGCGGCCAATGGCCGTGCCATGACGCTGGAATCGACCGACGGCTTCGTGCGGGTCGTGGCGCGCCGCGACAACCACCTGATCGTGGGTTGGCAGGCGGTGGGCCGGGGCGTGTCGGAACTGTCGACGGCGTTCGGCCAGTCGCTCGAAATGGGCGCGACGCTGGAGGACGTGGCGGGGACGATCCATGCCCACCCGACCCTGGGCGAGGCGGTGCAAGAAGCCGCGCTCAAGGCACTGGGGCACGCGCTGCACATCTGA
- a CDS encoding dihydrolipoamide acetyltransferase family protein: MGIHVIKMPDIGEGIAEVELVGWHVKVGDTVAEDQPLADVMTDKATVEIPSPVVGRVVALGGEVGQVMAVGGELIRLEVEGEGNVKGEAAAQKQQAAAAAPAASAPAAAPAKADKAPAGGVAGQIAASLQSSAAAPQTPSAPSSPPSRAAAARQAPAAARQPGEKPLASPAVRKRAWDLGIELRFVHGSGPAGRVMHEDLDAYLQGQGAATAARGPAYAERNDEEQVPVIGLRRKIAQKMAESKRRIPHFSYVEEIDVTELEDLRVSLNAKFGESRGKLTLLPLLARAMVIALRDFPQINARYDDEAGQVTRYGAVHIGIATQSDGGLMVPVMRHAETRDLWSMAAEIGRLAQAVRSGGAGRDELSGSTITITSLGPLGGIVTTPVINHPEVGIVGVNRIVERPAFRNGAVVARKLMNLSSSFDHRVVDGMDAARFIQAVRALLEQPALLFVE; the protein is encoded by the coding sequence ATGGGTATTCATGTCATCAAGATGCCCGACATCGGCGAAGGCATTGCCGAGGTCGAACTGGTGGGCTGGCACGTCAAGGTGGGTGACACCGTCGCCGAGGACCAGCCGCTGGCCGACGTCATGACCGACAAGGCCACGGTCGAGATCCCGTCGCCCGTGGTCGGCCGCGTGGTCGCGCTGGGCGGCGAAGTCGGCCAGGTCATGGCCGTGGGCGGCGAACTGATCCGCCTGGAAGTGGAGGGCGAAGGCAACGTCAAGGGCGAGGCGGCGGCGCAGAAGCAGCAGGCAGCTGCGGCCGCACCAGCGGCAAGCGCGCCCGCCGCAGCGCCGGCCAAGGCCGACAAGGCCCCGGCCGGCGGCGTCGCGGGCCAGATCGCCGCGTCGCTGCAATCGTCCGCCGCCGCGCCACAAACGCCATCCGCGCCATCCTCGCCGCCCAGCCGTGCGGCCGCCGCGCGCCAGGCGCCCGCCGCCGCGCGCCAGCCGGGCGAGAAGCCGCTGGCTTCGCCGGCCGTGCGCAAGCGCGCCTGGGACCTGGGCATCGAGCTGCGCTTCGTGCACGGCAGCGGCCCGGCCGGCCGCGTCATGCACGAGGACCTGGACGCCTACCTGCAAGGGCAGGGCGCCGCCACCGCCGCGCGCGGCCCGGCCTACGCCGAGCGCAACGACGAGGAACAGGTGCCGGTGATCGGCCTGCGCCGCAAGATCGCGCAGAAGATGGCCGAGTCCAAGCGCCGCATTCCGCACTTCAGCTACGTGGAGGAAATCGACGTCACCGAACTCGAGGACCTGCGCGTCAGCCTGAACGCGAAGTTCGGCGAGTCGCGCGGCAAGCTGACGCTGCTGCCGCTCCTGGCGCGCGCCATGGTGATCGCGCTGCGCGACTTCCCGCAGATCAACGCCCGCTATGACGACGAGGCCGGCCAGGTGACGCGCTACGGCGCCGTGCACATCGGCATCGCCACGCAGAGCGACGGCGGCCTGATGGTGCCGGTGATGCGCCACGCCGAAACCCGCGACCTGTGGTCGATGGCGGCCGAGATCGGCCGGCTGGCGCAGGCGGTGCGGTCCGGCGGCGCCGGGCGCGACGAGCTGTCCGGCTCGACCATCACCATCACCAGCCTGGGGCCGCTGGGCGGCATCGTCACCACGCCGGTCATCAACCACCCCGAGGTCGGCATCGTGGGCGTGAACCGCATCGTCGAGCGGCCCGCCTTCCGCAATGGCGCCGTGGTGGCGCGCAAGCTGATGAACCTGTCGTCCTCGTTCGACCACCGCGTGGTCGACGGCATGGACGCGGCCCGCTTCATCCAGGCCGTGCGCGCGCTGCTGGAACAACCCGCGCTGCTTTTCGTGGAGTAA
- a CDS encoding alpha-ketoacid dehydrogenase subunit beta: MAIDNNVGPASAPMTMIQALRSAMDVMLERDGNVVVFGQDVGYFGGVFRCTEGLQAKYGSSRVFDTPISEGGIVGVAVGMGAYGLRPVCEIQFADYFYPASDQIVSEAARLRYRSVGEFIAPMTIRMPCGGGIYGGQTHSQSPEAMFTQVCGLRTVMPSNPYDAKGLLIASIENDDPVIFLEPKRLYNGPFDGHHDRPVTPWTGRPGSVVPTGYYTVPLDTAAIVRPGNALTVLTYGTTVHVSLTAAEETGIDAEVIDLRSLWPLDLETIVNSVRKTGRCVVVHEATRTCGYGAELISLVQEHCFHHLEAPVERVTGWDTPYPHAQEWAYFPGPRRVGEAFKRAMEV, translated from the coding sequence ATGGCTATCGATAACAATGTTGGTCCGGCGTCCGCGCCGATGACCATGATCCAGGCTTTGCGCTCGGCCATGGATGTGATGCTGGAGCGTGATGGCAACGTGGTGGTGTTCGGCCAGGACGTGGGCTATTTCGGCGGCGTGTTCCGCTGCACCGAGGGCCTGCAGGCCAAGTACGGCAGCTCGCGCGTATTCGACACGCCGATCTCCGAGGGCGGCATCGTCGGCGTGGCGGTGGGCATGGGCGCCTACGGCCTGCGGCCGGTGTGCGAGATCCAGTTCGCCGACTATTTCTATCCGGCCTCCGACCAGATCGTGTCGGAAGCGGCGCGCCTGCGCTACCGCTCGGTGGGCGAGTTCATCGCGCCGATGACCATCCGCATGCCCTGCGGCGGCGGCATCTACGGCGGCCAGACGCACAGCCAGAGCCCCGAGGCGATGTTCACCCAGGTCTGCGGGCTGCGCACGGTGATGCCGTCCAACCCGTACGACGCCAAGGGCCTGCTGATCGCGTCCATCGAGAACGACGATCCGGTCATCTTCCTGGAGCCCAAGCGGCTGTACAACGGCCCGTTCGACGGCCACCACGACCGTCCCGTGACGCCGTGGACCGGACGCCCGGGCAGCGTGGTGCCGACCGGCTACTACACCGTGCCGCTGGACACCGCCGCCATCGTGCGGCCCGGCAATGCGCTGACGGTGCTGACCTATGGCACCACGGTGCACGTGTCGCTGACCGCGGCCGAGGAAACCGGCATCGACGCCGAGGTCATCGACCTGCGCAGCCTGTGGCCGCTGGACCTGGAGACCATCGTCAACTCGGTCAGGAAGACCGGCCGCTGCGTCGTGGTGCACGAAGCCACGCGCACCTGCGGCTATGGCGCCGAGCTGATCTCGCTGGTGCAAGAACACTGCTTCCATCACCTCGAAGCGCCCGTCGAGCGCGTGACCGGCTGGGACACTCCCTACCCGCACGCGCAGGAATGGGCGTATTTCCCCGGCCCGCGCCGGGTCGGCGAAGCGTTCAAACGCGCGATGGAGGTGTGA
- a CDS encoding 3-methyl-2-oxobutanoate dehydrogenase (2-methylpropanoyl-transferring) subunit alpha: MSQYGPLKLHVPEPTGRPGCKTDFSYLRLSPPGEVPKPPIDVAAIDTGNLAYSLVRVIDDDGRAVGPWAPEISDELLRRGMRTMLKTRIFDGRMLTAQRKKKISFYMQSLGEEAIGSAHALALEQGDMCFPTYRQQSILLARDVSLVTMMCQLMSNERDPLKGRQLPVMYSDRENGFFTISGNLATQFIQAVGWGMASAIKGDTRIASGWIGDGATAEADFHTALTFAHVYRAPVILNVVNNQWAISTFQAIAGGEGATFAGRGVGCGIASLRVDGNDFLAVYSASRWAAERARSNLGPTLIEWVTYRAGPHSTSDDPSKYRPGDDWSHFPLGDPIERFKKHLILRGIWSDAEHDAVRAELDAEIQAAQKEAESYGTLVDGHVPSAASIFEDVYKDMPEHLRRQRQQLGV; the protein is encoded by the coding sequence ATGAGCCAATACGGGCCGCTGAAGTTGCACGTCCCCGAGCCTACCGGGCGTCCGGGTTGCAAGACCGACTTTTCCTACCTGCGCCTGTCGCCGCCCGGCGAGGTGCCCAAACCCCCCATTGATGTCGCCGCGATCGACACCGGCAACCTGGCCTACAGCCTGGTGCGGGTCATCGACGACGACGGCCGCGCCGTCGGCCCGTGGGCGCCGGAGATCAGCGACGAGCTGCTGCGCCGTGGCATGCGCACCATGCTCAAGACGCGCATCTTCGACGGCCGCATGCTGACGGCCCAGCGCAAGAAGAAGATCTCCTTCTACATGCAGAGCCTGGGCGAAGAGGCCATCGGCTCGGCCCATGCGCTGGCGCTGGAGCAGGGCGACATGTGTTTCCCGACTTACCGCCAGCAGAGCATCCTGCTGGCGCGCGACGTGTCGCTGGTGACCATGATGTGCCAGCTGATGTCCAACGAGCGCGACCCGCTCAAGGGGCGCCAGCTGCCGGTGATGTATTCCGACCGCGAGAACGGCTTCTTCACCATCTCGGGCAACCTGGCCACGCAGTTCATCCAGGCGGTGGGCTGGGGCATGGCCTCGGCCATCAAGGGCGACACGCGCATCGCGTCCGGCTGGATCGGCGACGGCGCCACCGCCGAGGCGGACTTCCATACCGCGCTGACCTTCGCCCACGTGTACCGCGCGCCGGTGATCCTGAACGTGGTCAACAACCAGTGGGCCATCTCGACCTTCCAGGCCATCGCCGGGGGCGAGGGCGCGACCTTCGCCGGCCGCGGCGTGGGCTGCGGCATCGCCTCGCTGCGGGTCGACGGCAACGATTTCCTGGCGGTGTATTCCGCCTCGCGCTGGGCCGCCGAACGCGCGCGCAGCAATCTCGGCCCCACCCTGATCGAATGGGTGACCTACCGCGCGGGCCCGCACTCCACCTCCGACGACCCCTCCAAGTACCGTCCCGGCGACGACTGGAGCCACTTCCCGCTGGGCGACCCGATCGAGCGCTTCAAGAAGCACCTGATCCTGCGTGGCATCTGGTCCGACGCCGAGCACGACGCGGTGCGCGCCGAGCTCGACGCCGAGATCCAGGCGGCGCAAAAGGAAGCGGAAAGCTACGGCACCCTGGTGGACGGCCACGTCCCCAGCGCCGCCAGCATCTTTGAAGACGTCTACAAGGACATGCCGGAGCACCTGCGCCGGCAACGTCAGCAGCTCGGAGTGTGA